In Alphaproteobacteria bacterium, a single genomic region encodes these proteins:
- a CDS encoding HlyD family type I secretion periplasmic adaptor subunit, whose translation MNHNHTPSQDNESTQMSIKQPVLKHVGRTGILDEPYVPRLMQFSIVVITLSLIAFIAWAGATQVDEVTRAEGDVVPNGYVQVVQHLEGGIVKDILVKEGQMVEKGQVLISLNGAGAAEDLAKNKAQLLGLRIEAERLRAFLDNRNPDFALLGDVNASAMKNQQRYFDTMLAARNKEAEVIRSQINQKKETVRSLQTRQRTLGRNLKLAEEGLAAMRTLLAKGLANRFRYLSQQEDTNIIRGQLAEVVSDIKSAKQGITEYEQRLASLSANYHDQASQQLHDIESQIAQLKEVTAKTQARVARLEVRSPRRGLVKGLEVHTIGGVFGAGEKLLEIVPMDEQMVVEAKVSTTDVGHVRVGQPVQIKVHSYDFVRYGMVPGTLESISPMTFVDKFNKTYYRAKIILQQPYVGEDSRRNLILPGMTVEADIMTGTKTVMDYLLKPIHVAVSTAMQER comes from the coding sequence ATGAACCATAACCACACTCCTTCTCAGGATAATGAGAGCACTCAAATGTCAATAAAACAGCCTGTACTCAAGCATGTGGGTCGCACAGGTATATTGGATGAACCATATGTGCCGCGCTTAATGCAGTTTTCTATTGTGGTTATCACGCTTTCGCTTATTGCTTTTATTGCTTGGGCAGGGGCGACGCAAGTGGATGAGGTAACCCGCGCCGAAGGTGATGTTGTACCTAATGGCTATGTGCAAGTGGTACAGCACCTCGAAGGCGGCATAGTAAAAGATATTTTGGTTAAAGAAGGGCAAATGGTCGAAAAAGGTCAAGTGCTGATTAGCCTTAATGGCGCAGGTGCTGCCGAAGATTTAGCAAAAAACAAAGCGCAGTTGCTGGGGTTGCGTATTGAAGCGGAGCGTTTGCGGGCGTTTTTAGATAACCGCAACCCTGATTTTGCGCTTTTGGGTGATGTGAATGCAAGCGCCATGAAAAATCAACAGCGTTATTTTGACACGATGCTGGCCGCCCGTAACAAGGAGGCAGAGGTAATTCGCAGCCAGATCAACCAAAAGAAAGAAACCGTACGCAGTTTGCAAACGCGCCAACGCACTTTGGGGCGCAACCTTAAACTGGCAGAAGAAGGCCTGGCTGCCATGCGTACATTATTGGCAAAAGGGCTGGCAAACCGGTTTCGTTATTTATCGCAGCAAGAAGATACCAATATCATTCGCGGCCAGCTTGCTGAAGTGGTTTCGGACATTAAAAGTGCCAAGCAAGGCATTACTGAATACGAGCAACGTCTGGCCTCTCTTTCTGCGAATTATCACGATCAGGCATCGCAACAACTGCATGACATAGAAAGTCAGATTGCACAGCTAAAAGAAGTGACGGCAAAAACACAGGCGAGGGTGGCACGACTAGAAGTGCGTTCGCCTCGTCGTGGCTTGGTGAAAGGGCTTGAAGTTCACACTATTGGCGGCGTATTCGGCGCAGGTGAGAAGCTGTTGGAAATTGTGCCGATGGATGAACAAATGGTAGTAGAGGCCAAGGTTTCTACCACGGATGTAGGACATGTTCGGGTGGGGCAGCCGGTGCAAATAAAAGTGCATTCCTATGACTTCGTGCGCTATGGCATGGTGCCTGGTACGTTAGAATCTATCTCCCCAATGACCTTTGTAGACAAGTTTAATAAAACCTACTACCGCGCCAAAATCATTTTGCAGCAACCCTATGTGGGGGAAGATTCCAGACGTAATTTGATTTTGCCCGGCATGACCGTAGAGGCCGATATTATGACGGGCACTAAGACGGTGATGGATTATTTGCTTAAGCCAATTCATGTGGCGGTAAGTACGGCAATGCAAGAGCGATAA
- a CDS encoding response regulator, producing MLDRVLAAPPVDVKPAAIKQAHSVVGASPKPTVLVVDDEHSTLIYMEHVLQLEGYRVLIAESGEDALKALEASGSLISVVVMDLNMPGIDGLEVVELMKKNKNTEFIPVIMATASQGTEIVREGVNAGVYYCVHKPVDVELLCSLIDAATREFDQTKLQQQALDSQRMAMEILQNARFTCKTLSEVEVLARLLSTAYPEPQRSIIGINELLINAVEHGNLGVSYHEKTELVTAGVWRQTVDARQKLPAFAGKKVEVIIQRKADGIYLQISDEGEGFEWWRYLEIDPARATHPNGRGIALANKISFDSLKFTHNGSRVLAVLHTNAQSTTTGKKATTLNW from the coding sequence ATGCTAGATAGAGTACTCGCTGCACCACCGGTAGATGTAAAGCCCGCAGCCATTAAGCAGGCGCATAGTGTAGTGGGAGCCAGCCCAAAACCCACTGTTCTGGTAGTAGATGATGAGCACTCCACGCTGATCTATATGGAACATGTTCTGCAACTTGAAGGATACCGAGTGCTAATAGCAGAAAGTGGTGAGGATGCTTTAAAGGCGCTTGAGGCATCTGGTTCATTGATTTCGGTGGTGGTGATGGATTTGAATATGCCTGGAATTGATGGTCTTGAAGTAGTGGAGCTAATGAAAAAGAATAAGAATACAGAATTTATTCCAGTAATTATGGCTACCGCATCCCAAGGCACAGAAATAGTGCGCGAGGGCGTAAATGCCGGAGTATATTATTGTGTGCATAAACCCGTGGATGTTGAATTGCTGTGTTCGCTAATCGATGCTGCTACCCGTGAGTTTGATCAAACAAAGTTGCAACAACAGGCGTTGGATAGCCAGCGCATGGCAATGGAAATTTTGCAAAATGCCCGCTTTACCTGCAAAACATTGAGTGAAGTGGAAGTATTAGCGCGATTACTGTCTACGGCTTATCCCGAACCACAGCGTAGCATTATAGGCATCAATGAGTTGCTTATAAATGCTGTGGAGCATGGTAATTTAGGCGTGAGCTATCATGAAAAAACTGAACTGGTTACCGCAGGCGTATGGCGACAAACAGTCGATGCACGCCAAAAGCTACCCGCATTTGCGGGCAAAAAAGTGGAGGTTATTATACAGCGCAAAGCCGATGGCATTTACTTGCAAATTTCTGACGAAGGGGAAGGATTCGAATGGTGGCGCTATCTGGAGATTGATCCAGCACGGGCAACACACCCTAATGGGCGCGGCATAGCTTTAGCCAATAAAATCAGCTTCGATAGCTTGAAATTTACCCATAATGGTAGCCGTGTGCTCGCCGTTCTTCATACTAACGCGCAAAGCACCACAACGGGTAAAAAAGCAACAACCTTAAACTGGTAG